A window of the Branchiostoma lanceolatum isolate klBraLanc5 chromosome 13, klBraLanc5.hap2, whole genome shotgun sequence genome harbors these coding sequences:
- the LOC136446840 gene encoding uncharacterized protein isoform X1 codes for MAGQGGLFSIDDDDLDLGDEDFLLAAAASMPHATAITNSTNSRPSLQQNNNLITKTTFNKKPTAESYESPKNIPTPDRSSLTNVNSSFLGSFDDDFGDDNIGSFLTKRRSSDSPVLGVQPLKKQPKTSNSPFENNTAETNSRLQGKKQKIGGTTFDNVNRPPMQGRSQAILNKIQGLSSSSNQPQSSSGLRMPVSDSGTTQSPAGKTSKPGKFVFKPVNRTSPNSPTVPSAGGDGFALRPNNVFNANGGRGSAVSPNIGGSPLLTSGVPKNNVQKSPTDNHTGESPGTTGRLSRLLVGTATNSTSSSTKDGPGQAGNNIVELSKGNSLPKVGCTYSASTQLRTPTVSNVGSASNSPQLRNSASLQNKPASKGHVFGSKVSNSQQLRVPEVNDASFPSNVNVSSGSVQCNPGTQSGVLRNPANAQFKSSGIRNPTSSSSGVQGNMGTQGTVGTSQAMSTCQSNFTQPLQPRYTQAGPRLPQRGGHNFAPRMGNVSSTPRYTGQHGTPRVPQSAGMVAPRMQQTPRFQQTPRMQYTPTMHQTPRMPQGRGGPIRQRSPNGPGSGLYNSTFGQNTSEQGQTGSPGSFLSPQAPVCTSRLLKLCNASRPKDLTPRVKKRKFPGPAGILPKLSEDKQLDDVAIATPQTPSHSAVAKKPKDEDLSSSQLSQEDPRKGSWDTMKKELGLHEDNSSCILGKNNIALVLRRASLKLLPQGKVPQLCVWVKLLSLDGRNGSVVFRDHTGEMQGTIHQKVLEEYPSEIKAGTTLVLRQVGVFSPSARNHYLNITLNNIVQVYPPGTKSGITSNPSSQDSPEMNQSPPPSWLKFQDTSPTCTRSVVSQQATTTVGKGNTQKTGQHVQQLPFSSALGQNAAQVSKVVGTGGKGTADKPANTGVNSGPDVDELWGEDNLDELLEDIGEEMFGDF; via the exons ATGGCTGGGCAAGGAGGTTTGTTTagcattgatgatgatgacttggaTCTTGGAGATGAG GATTTCTTACTAGCAGCGGCAGCTAGTATGCCTCATGCAACCGCCATTACAAACTCTACCAACTCCAGACCCTCACTTCAGCAGAACAACAACCTGATCACAAAAACTACTTTCAACAAGAAACCTACAGCAGAATCATATGAATCCCCCAAGAATATTCCAACTCCAGATAGATCTAGTCTGACAAACGTCAACTCATCTTTCCTGGGATCTTTCGATGACGACTTTGGTGACGACAATATTGGGTCGTTTTTAACGAAAAGAAGATCAAGTGACTCCCCTGTGCTTGGAGTTCAACCACTAAAGAAGCAGCCAAAGACCTCAAACAGTCCCTTTGAAAACAATACTGCTGAAACCAACAGTAGACTGCAAGGCAAGAAGCAAAAGATAGGAGGCACTACATTTGATAATGTCAATAGACCTCCCATGCAAGGAAGATCTCAAGCCATTCTAAACAAAATACAAGGACTCAGTTCTTCAAGCAATCAGCCCCAGAGTAGCAGTGGACTTAGAATGCCTGTATCAGACTCTGGTACAACACAGTCCCCTGCAGGCAAGACGTCCAAACCGGGGAAATTCGTCTTCAAACCTGTCAACAGAACTTCACCCAACAGTCCTACTGTTCCGAGTGCAGGTGGAGATGGGTTTGCTCTTAGGCCAAACAATGTGTTCAATGCAAATGGTGGAAGGGGCAGTGCAGTATCTCCCAATATAGGAGGTAGCCCTTTGTTGACAAGCGGTGTGCCAAAGAATAATGTTCAAAAGAGCCCTACGGATAACCATACTGGAGAAAGTCCTGGAACTACAGGAAGACTTTCACGTCTGCTAGTAGGAACCGCTACCAACAGTACTAGTAGCAGTACTAAGGATGGGCCTGGGCAAGCTGGCAATAACATAGTAGAACTAAGCAAAGGAAACTCTCTTCCTAAAGTAGGCTGTACATACAGCGCAAGCACTCAGCTTCGAACACCTACAGTGAGCAACGTGGGAAGTGCCTCCAACTCACCTCAGTTGAGAAACTCTGCCTCCCTACAGAATAAACCTGCAAGTAAAGGACATGTGTTTGGGAGCAAAGTAAGCAATAGCCAGCAACTAAGAGTTCCTGAGGTAAATGATGCAAGCTTTCCATCAAATGTGAATGTGAGCTCTGGGTCAGTGCAGTGTAACCCTGGAACACAGAGCGGTGTGTTAAGGAATCCAGCAAATGCACAGTTTAAATCAAGTGGAATAAGGAATCCTACAAGCAGCTCTTCAGGAGTACAGGGTAATATGGGTACCCAGGGAACTGTAGGTACAAGTCAAGCAATGTCcacatgtcaatcaaatttCACACAGCCTCTGCAACCAAGATATACTCAAGCTGGACCCAGGTTACCACAAAGAGGAGGCCACAACTTTGCCCCACGTATGGGAAACGTTTCCTCCACTCCGAGGTACACCGGGCAGCATGGCACACCAAGGGTGCCACAGTCTGCTGGGATGGTGGCTCCCAGAATGCAGCAGACTCCAAGATTTCAGCAGACTCCCAGGATGCAGTACacacccacaatgcatcagaCTCCCAGAATGCCCCAGGGCAGAGGAGGACCCATCAGACAGAGGTCACCAAACGGCCCCGGTTCTGGGCTGTACAACTCTACTTTTGGGCAGAACACTTCAGAACAAGGA CAGACAGGTTCTCCCGGCAGTTTCCTGTCCCCCCAGGCCCCAGTGTGCACCTCCCGACTGTTGAAGCTGTGTAACGCCTCCAGACCAAAGGACCTCACACCGAGGGTCAAGAAGAGAAAGTTCCCAGGGCCTGCTGGCATACTGCCTAAACTG TCTGAGGATAAACAGCTGGATGATGTTGCCATAGCAACTCCACAAACACCTTCCCACAGTGCTGTGGCCAAGAAACCTAAAGATGAG GACCTGTCAAGCTCTCAACTATCCCAGGAAGATCCCAGAAAAGGATCATGGGATACCATGAAGAAGGAGCTGGGTCTGCACGAGGACAACTCTAGTTGCATCCTGGGTAAAAACAACATTGCTCTTGTGCTACGTcgg GCCAGTCTGAAGCTACTGCCACAAGGGAAGGTGCCCCAACTGTGTGTGTGGGTGAAGCTGTTGTCATTGGATGGGAGGAATGGAAGTGTTGTCTTCCGAGATCACACAG GTGAGATGCAGGGTACCATACACCAGAAGGTGCTGGAGGAGTATCCCTCTGAGATAAAGGCTGGGACAACTCTGGTCCTCAGACAG GTTGGAGTGTTCAGCCCATCTGCCAGGAACCACTACCTAAACATCACCCTAAACAACATAGTCCAGGTCTATCCTCCTGGTACTAAGTCAGGCATAACCTCCAACCCCTCCAGCCAGGACTCTCCAGAGATGAACCAGTCTCCCCCACCCTCCTGGCTGAAGTTTCAGGACACAAGTCCTACCTGTACAAGGAGTGTTGTCTCTCAACAGGCCACAACTACTGTGGGGAAGGGTAACACACAGAAGACAGGACAACATGTGCAACAGTTACCATTCAGTAGTGCATTGGGACAAAATGCAGCACAGGTATCCAAAGTGGTGGGTACTGGAGGAAAGGGAACCGCAGACAAGCCTGCTAACACTGGGGTTAACAGTGGACCTGATGTGGATGAGCTTTGGGGTGAAG ACAATCTGGATGAGCTACTAGAGGACATAGGAGAGGAAATGTTTGGGGACTTCTGA
- the LOC136446840 gene encoding uncharacterized protein isoform X2 produces MAGQGGLFSIDDDDLDLGDEDFLLAAAASMPHATAITNSTNSRPSLQQNNNLITKTTFNKKPTAESYESPKNIPTPDRSSLTNVNSSFLGSFDDDFGDDNIGSFLTKRRSSDSPVLGVQPLKKQPKTSNSPFENNTAETNSRLQGKKQKIGGTTFDNVNRPPMQGRSQAILNKIQGLSSSSNQPQSSSGLRMPVSDSGTTQSPAGKTSKPGKFVFKPVNRTSPNSPTVPSAGGDGFALRPNNVFNANGGRGSAVSPNIGGSPLLTSGVPKNNVQKSPTDNHTGESPGTTGRLSRLLVGTATNSTSSSTKDGPGQAGNNIVELSKGNSLPKVGCTYSASTQLRTPTVSNVGSASNSPQLRNSASLQNKPASKGHVFGSKVSNSQQLRVPEVNDASFPSNVNVSSGSVQCNPGTQSGVLRNPANAQFKSSGIRNPTSSSSGVQGNMGTQGTVGTSQAMSTCQSNFTQPLQPRYTQAGPRLPQRGGHNFAPRMGNVSSTPRYTGQHGTPRVPQSAGMVAPRMQQTPRFQQTPRMQYTPTMHQTPRMPQGRGGPIRQRSPNGPGSGLYNSTFGQNTSEQGTGSPGSFLSPQAPVCTSRLLKLCNASRPKDLTPRVKKRKFPGPAGILPKLSEDKQLDDVAIATPQTPSHSAVAKKPKDEDLSSSQLSQEDPRKGSWDTMKKELGLHEDNSSCILGKNNIALVLRRASLKLLPQGKVPQLCVWVKLLSLDGRNGSVVFRDHTGEMQGTIHQKVLEEYPSEIKAGTTLVLRQVGVFSPSARNHYLNITLNNIVQVYPPGTKSGITSNPSSQDSPEMNQSPPPSWLKFQDTSPTCTRSVVSQQATTTVGKGNTQKTGQHVQQLPFSSALGQNAAQVSKVVGTGGKGTADKPANTGVNSGPDVDELWGEDNLDELLEDIGEEMFGDF; encoded by the exons ATGGCTGGGCAAGGAGGTTTGTTTagcattgatgatgatgacttggaTCTTGGAGATGAG GATTTCTTACTAGCAGCGGCAGCTAGTATGCCTCATGCAACCGCCATTACAAACTCTACCAACTCCAGACCCTCACTTCAGCAGAACAACAACCTGATCACAAAAACTACTTTCAACAAGAAACCTACAGCAGAATCATATGAATCCCCCAAGAATATTCCAACTCCAGATAGATCTAGTCTGACAAACGTCAACTCATCTTTCCTGGGATCTTTCGATGACGACTTTGGTGACGACAATATTGGGTCGTTTTTAACGAAAAGAAGATCAAGTGACTCCCCTGTGCTTGGAGTTCAACCACTAAAGAAGCAGCCAAAGACCTCAAACAGTCCCTTTGAAAACAATACTGCTGAAACCAACAGTAGACTGCAAGGCAAGAAGCAAAAGATAGGAGGCACTACATTTGATAATGTCAATAGACCTCCCATGCAAGGAAGATCTCAAGCCATTCTAAACAAAATACAAGGACTCAGTTCTTCAAGCAATCAGCCCCAGAGTAGCAGTGGACTTAGAATGCCTGTATCAGACTCTGGTACAACACAGTCCCCTGCAGGCAAGACGTCCAAACCGGGGAAATTCGTCTTCAAACCTGTCAACAGAACTTCACCCAACAGTCCTACTGTTCCGAGTGCAGGTGGAGATGGGTTTGCTCTTAGGCCAAACAATGTGTTCAATGCAAATGGTGGAAGGGGCAGTGCAGTATCTCCCAATATAGGAGGTAGCCCTTTGTTGACAAGCGGTGTGCCAAAGAATAATGTTCAAAAGAGCCCTACGGATAACCATACTGGAGAAAGTCCTGGAACTACAGGAAGACTTTCACGTCTGCTAGTAGGAACCGCTACCAACAGTACTAGTAGCAGTACTAAGGATGGGCCTGGGCAAGCTGGCAATAACATAGTAGAACTAAGCAAAGGAAACTCTCTTCCTAAAGTAGGCTGTACATACAGCGCAAGCACTCAGCTTCGAACACCTACAGTGAGCAACGTGGGAAGTGCCTCCAACTCACCTCAGTTGAGAAACTCTGCCTCCCTACAGAATAAACCTGCAAGTAAAGGACATGTGTTTGGGAGCAAAGTAAGCAATAGCCAGCAACTAAGAGTTCCTGAGGTAAATGATGCAAGCTTTCCATCAAATGTGAATGTGAGCTCTGGGTCAGTGCAGTGTAACCCTGGAACACAGAGCGGTGTGTTAAGGAATCCAGCAAATGCACAGTTTAAATCAAGTGGAATAAGGAATCCTACAAGCAGCTCTTCAGGAGTACAGGGTAATATGGGTACCCAGGGAACTGTAGGTACAAGTCAAGCAATGTCcacatgtcaatcaaatttCACACAGCCTCTGCAACCAAGATATACTCAAGCTGGACCCAGGTTACCACAAAGAGGAGGCCACAACTTTGCCCCACGTATGGGAAACGTTTCCTCCACTCCGAGGTACACCGGGCAGCATGGCACACCAAGGGTGCCACAGTCTGCTGGGATGGTGGCTCCCAGAATGCAGCAGACTCCAAGATTTCAGCAGACTCCCAGGATGCAGTACacacccacaatgcatcagaCTCCCAGAATGCCCCAGGGCAGAGGAGGACCCATCAGACAGAGGTCACCAAACGGCCCCGGTTCTGGGCTGTACAACTCTACTTTTGGGCAGAACACTTCAGAACAAGGA ACAGGTTCTCCCGGCAGTTTCCTGTCCCCCCAGGCCCCAGTGTGCACCTCCCGACTGTTGAAGCTGTGTAACGCCTCCAGACCAAAGGACCTCACACCGAGGGTCAAGAAGAGAAAGTTCCCAGGGCCTGCTGGCATACTGCCTAAACTG TCTGAGGATAAACAGCTGGATGATGTTGCCATAGCAACTCCACAAACACCTTCCCACAGTGCTGTGGCCAAGAAACCTAAAGATGAG GACCTGTCAAGCTCTCAACTATCCCAGGAAGATCCCAGAAAAGGATCATGGGATACCATGAAGAAGGAGCTGGGTCTGCACGAGGACAACTCTAGTTGCATCCTGGGTAAAAACAACATTGCTCTTGTGCTACGTcgg GCCAGTCTGAAGCTACTGCCACAAGGGAAGGTGCCCCAACTGTGTGTGTGGGTGAAGCTGTTGTCATTGGATGGGAGGAATGGAAGTGTTGTCTTCCGAGATCACACAG GTGAGATGCAGGGTACCATACACCAGAAGGTGCTGGAGGAGTATCCCTCTGAGATAAAGGCTGGGACAACTCTGGTCCTCAGACAG GTTGGAGTGTTCAGCCCATCTGCCAGGAACCACTACCTAAACATCACCCTAAACAACATAGTCCAGGTCTATCCTCCTGGTACTAAGTCAGGCATAACCTCCAACCCCTCCAGCCAGGACTCTCCAGAGATGAACCAGTCTCCCCCACCCTCCTGGCTGAAGTTTCAGGACACAAGTCCTACCTGTACAAGGAGTGTTGTCTCTCAACAGGCCACAACTACTGTGGGGAAGGGTAACACACAGAAGACAGGACAACATGTGCAACAGTTACCATTCAGTAGTGCATTGGGACAAAATGCAGCACAGGTATCCAAAGTGGTGGGTACTGGAGGAAAGGGAACCGCAGACAAGCCTGCTAACACTGGGGTTAACAGTGGACCTGATGTGGATGAGCTTTGGGGTGAAG ACAATCTGGATGAGCTACTAGAGGACATAGGAGAGGAAATGTTTGGGGACTTCTGA
- the LOC136446841 gene encoding protein disulfide-isomerase A4-like, protein MAVTFKFFRVSGLIFVLLLLNGVHVRAEDETQEEKADAETPEETEKEAVEYDGEEVDDEDDDNGEVEEDNGVLVLTDDNFDDVVSDKDIILVEFYAPWCGHCKSLAPEYEKAAKTLKAADPPVPLAKVDATVQTGLGSRFSIQGYPTLKIFRKGEPYDYEGPRQEQGIVDYMREQSDPNWEPPPEAVVTLTEDNFDEFVNDNAITLVEFYAPWCGHCKKLAPEFEKAAQVLKRESPPILLGKVDATQESDLGKRFEVTGYPTLKIFRKGKAYDYKGPREERGIISHMIDQSGPSSDEYKSLKALKNFVQSDAVIVGFFENDQDPLYQTYLDSGNDLRDAYEFGHTFDAEARTFYKVNPGSVAILQPEKFQSKYEPKVRIFDKADATVKDLQDWYKDNIRPLVGELTTLNENKRYGDARPLVVVFYDVDFSFEYKEATQIWRRKVLEVAKDHKDMTFVITKEDLQQSKLKELELDDSGEEVNVGIYDKSGKKYRMEPDEFSEDVLRDFVEAFKSGWVKPVIKSQPIPKKQGAVTTVVGKNFEKIVMDKSKDVLIEFYAPWCGHCKKLEPAYNKLAKKYKTTKDLVIAKMDATANDIPVDTFEVQGFPTIYFVKKNDKKNPMSFDGDRDLDGFVKFLEEHATVSLGGAKVEL, encoded by the exons aGGAGAAAGCAGATGCTGAAACGCCAGAGGAGACAGAGAAGGAGGCTGTGGAGTATGATGGAGAAGAGgtggatgatgaagatgatgataatggaGAAGTGGAAGAAGACAATGGGGTTCTTGTTCTGACAGATGACAACTTTGACGATGTCGTGTCGGACAAAGACATCATCCTGGTGGAGTTCTATGCACCCTG GTGTGGTCACTGCAAGAGCCTAGCCCCTGAGTACGAGAAAGCGGCTAAGACGTTGAAGGCAGCCGACCCTCCGGTGCCCCTGGCTAAGGTGGACGCCACAGTACAGACTGGCCTGGGCAGCAGGTTCTCTATCCAAGGCTACCCCACGCTCAAGATCTTCAGGAAAGGAGAACCCTACGACTATGAGGGGCCCAGACAAGAGCAAG GTATTGTGGATTACATGAGGGAGCAGTCTGACCCTAACTGGGAGCCCCCACCTGAAGCTGTGGTCACTCTCACCGAGGACAACTTTGATGAGTTTGTTAATGATAACGCCATCACTTTGGTGGAGTTCTACGCTCCATG GTGTGGCCACTGCAAGAAGCTAGCACCTGAGTTTGAGAAAGCTGCCCAGGTTCTTAAGAGAGAAAGCCCCCCCATCCTTCTCGGCAAGGTAGATGCAACCCAAGAGAGTGATTTGGGAAAACGGTTTGAAGTGACAGGATACCCTACCCTGAAAATATTCAGGAAGGGGAAGGCGTATGATTACAAGGGGCCAAGGGAGGAAAGAG GTATCATCTCGCACatgattgaccaatcaggaccCAGTTCAGATGAGTACAAGAGTCTGAAGGCCTTGAAAAACTTTGTCCAGTCTGACGCTGTCATCGTGGGCTTCTTCGAAAACGACCAGGATCCTCTCTATCAAACCTACCTGGACTCAG GTAATGATTTGCGAGATGCCTATGAGTTTGGCCACACGTTTGACGCTGAGGCTCGGACCTTCTACAAGGTCAACCCTGGATCAGTCGCCATCTTACAGCCAGAGAAGTTCCAGTCAAAGTACGAGCCCAAAGTCAGGATCTTTGACAAG GCTGATGCCACAGTAAAGGATCTCCAGGACTGGTACAAGGACAACATCCGCCCACTGGTGGGAGAGCTCACCACTCTGAATGAGAACAAGCGGTACGGAGATGCTCGGCCATTGGTGGTGGTTTTCTACGATGTGGACTTCAGCTTTGAATACAAAGAAG CTACTCAGATCTGGAGGCGGAAGGTTCTGGAGGTGGCTAAGGACCACAAGGACATGACCTTTGTCATCACTAAGGAGGACCTGCAGCAGAGCAAGCTGAAGGAGCTGGAGCTGGACGACAGCGGCGAGGAGGTCAACGTCGGGATCTACGACAAGAGCGGCAAAAAGTACCGCATGGAGCCCGACGAGTTCAGCGAAGATGTGCTCAGGGACTTTGTGGAGGCTTTCAAAAGTG gttgggtgaaACCAGTCATCAAATCCCAACCCATCCCCAAGAAGCAAGGCGCCGTCACCACTGTGGTTGGCAAGAATTTCGAGAAAATCGTTATGGACAAATCGAAAGATGTCCTGATCGAGTTTTACGCTCCTTGGTGTGGCCACTGCAAGAAGCTTGAGCCTGCTTATAATAAGCTGGCAAAGAAATACAAAACCACAAAAGACCTGGTCATTGCCAAGATGGATGCCACAGCAAACGATATACCTGTAGACACCTTTGAAGTACAGGGTTTCCCAACCATCTActttgtaaagaaaaatgataaGAAGAACCCGATGTCATTTGACGGGGATAGAGATTTAGATGGGTTTGTGAAGTTCCTGGAGGAACATGCGACTGTTTCTCTAGGAGGGGCAAAGGTAGAGTTGTAA